The following proteins are encoded in a genomic region of Gadus macrocephalus chromosome 19, ASM3116895v1:
- the sec16a gene encoding protein transport protein Sec16A isoform X4, whose protein sequence is MQPPPRNGPPGASGPSSAGPNAFRRIRPLKHTSTAPAAMMGPPAAMMGPPVAMRGPPAEMMGPPSSNHPMTDPFAFGMQAPAPMAAAAAGPPMVPNSNAPFPQMAPNSLYSQAGPGMHPQPVDHQQAASSGPHSSYQAGVNLFTPQGVAPPTQQHPGQLPPQVTQGYTQPNSEQGYFNSIAQPPPTTHNVSSMASNSMPSQPYFHQDHQGEHAPQAMPFQPVPPTTSSSHWSPDHGSRPPSLQNYFQPTTDPPLQPFNIPHQPQAYPSHPPSPHHNAPTPPTQPEPSQVQAPLPQDPEMVPTSSQWPDPNVPQQHESHFQVQSYFSQGAGTQDTWFNQPSQDPVYHQMGIGMSPTPNRPTSAGPQRSTPTTDPLPGAAPLPYAQESGSVSMFFRGSDVENEETLAGEGKKAVNGMQGSGQLHSHPQLPPLPYVSQAEPPTGDYHGASFSSNPHIPYMNEGLYACPVNIQKPSEPQLDHVENLECVPNQEVLPSKTIGSPSGEVGPGEDHHEAGPNLETPDTIPRPMRSASVSSSYSNVSHGSGTGSRRHQGVMGTFIQQESPRLVEDPNIAVAAGGYFEQIDTSPATDVGAHHSSQEHIYTSQPPTPSPPKPTGVFQASANSSFEPVRSHGVGVRPVEVDRAKMVAEGGGDAVPGNLEQPPDNIENIYGTGHPLTTGPGVPHLVHPVVLSHSRPSSRAFGAHRPCESPATTLWAQNDPSTLGANILLAPAAPPVLAPLREPTNDVIQPPEDGPLDLQPPQRTNATSQQHSENLENPPKVSVGDLSDSQGQLGYASLLVADTLHQPVLIAPPVSNYSVIPPTAQAAAPRQQTSPPMRPPSQGHGASISLPPLLSADQNQSFMALPMINPSTAQSQGPLNLARDQTECERWETTALPLSQAACLPLSRAQSMDGESHSALPINPQLSNYELLDFSMHQSQSQTQASGHPSPLQGSPQASNAPGFYLQVTKDAQQGLRGEGERIPQAPVSNAALHAPEAAPTPEAAPTRAAPNPQQPLAEHPQMPDVQPAAQGPAVSRPPSAHVFTGGSGPATAAAPSAVPPPPAAAASYPSGLQGQVPPGAPQPNPAAPPRPPSSVGSQGYGPAQGAPVQGYGGFHAGAYGEYPDGRAPHPPGQYPPPGDPRAQPYYHEDPYRRFDPWYGRYEGQNPAYRDPNTQYREPQPERPSSRSSQYSDRSSSRQGYPEDYQRANRSAYEEYYADYYKKPYDYGYNSGAYDPRYRGYYDQSYWYNYDEAYRGRDPYYNPQLQQQQQQQQQQQQQQLQQPPQPPQLPQQQQQQPFARPEGYEDQWRYYPGYDASFDDDYRRREESVLDDFDRRSVHSEMSAHSLHSNHTQHSRHSASSVRSQQSQVYRSQPDLTVYDTTAPIRSDPYRQYPDQTDGSQSYTQYTYPADYSTESTWIAPEQPPPRPHTPEKFIMPHRCARFGPGGHLVQVLANMPSAGQPALVDIYNMETILQDTNEQAELRSFPGPLVKEETHKGDVIKFSQNKALECVRNKDLLDRDSACLLWDFIMLLCRQNGTVVGTDIADLLLKEHRSVWLPGKSPNEANLIDFNNEPLERAEEEPGAGPLSLLSDTFMTVPENVGKETERFRELLLFGRKKDALEAAMKGGLWGHALLLASKMDNRTHARVMTRFANSLPINDPLQTVYQLMSGRMPASAISCGEEKWGDWRPHLAMVLSNLTHTPDLDTRTITTMGDTLASKGLVDAAHFCYLMAQVGLGVYTKKSTKMVLVGSNHSLTFYQFATNEAIQRTEAYEYAQSLGSQPCSLPNFQVFKLIYACRLAEAGLSAQAFHYCEVISKSVLTQPSYHSSVIISQLIQLSEKLRFYDPQLKEKPEQELFFEPDWLLHLRQLDGQIRMGAIAYNADRATPTQYDCASPSSELEQTLPAEPYNNTMPQEMNGASSDNPLMSSLLPGPPPQAVQLMPPAPTTILQDGMVPQHHPSEVHQFYPVPPGPAAGYLPQVPDSGPSPYEPQQPQPSDMYPPPLQQQPSSSPPHPGHMGSHMPPQMNQQPPNQMNQQPPHLMNQQPPHLMNQQPPHLMNQQPPHLMNQQPPHLMNQQPPHQMNQQPPHLMNQHPPSQMNQQPPDQMNQQPPPQMNQQPPPQMNQQPLPLMNQQPSHLMNQQPPHLMNQQPPHLMNQQPPHQMNQQPPHLTNQAPYPVNQPSPHQMTPMPPHPGAGRRSRTSSQSSMHMASGRRSRTTSESSTHSGGRERSNSSAMQMSSSPPPSIPEQPRMEDPKKAKKHSPKKGGGGGGGGGGGGWLNWLYRKGKNEAHLPDDKNKSIVWDEKRQKWVDQNEPEEESKPLPPPPPPGFKTGPPMLGPGGPGRPPGGGPPVNMFSRKAGTKSRYVDILNPSKTSRPGGMGPAPADIFAPLAPMPTNLFVPGAAPEDQQPMEASEGGAQEQAAPSAGAAPQMFNPTLMPPGGDGLPESGELSRSSSMSSLSREVSQHLNQGQQAPPAGGVTFYNPAQFAQPSAQSGGPRGQGRFGGQRQYPVVK, encoded by the exons ATGCAGCCTCCTCCACGGAATGGGCCTCCTGGGGCTTCCGGCCCTTCCTCTGCAGGGCCCAACGCCTTCCGCAGGATAAGACCCCTCAAGCACACATCCACAGCACCAGCTGCAATGATGGGACCCCCAGCTGCAATGATGGGACCCCCAGTTGCAATGAGGGGACCCCCAGCTGAAATGATGGGACCCCCATCTAGTAACCATCCAATGACAGACCCTTTTGCTTTTGGGATGCAAGCCCCAGCACctatggctgctgctgctgcaggtcctCCTATGGTACCCAATAGCAACGCTCCCTTCCCACAGATGGCTCCCAATAGCCTGTATTCGCAGGCTGGCCCAGGCATGCATCCACAGCCAGTGGATCACCAACAAGCTGCTTCCTCCGGTCCGCACTCATCCTATCAGGCCGGAGTAAACCTTTTCACCCCTCAAGGTGTAGCTCCTCCTACTCAACAGCACCCAGGACAGTTACCGCCGCAAGTCACACAAGGATATACACAACCAAATTCAGAACAGGGCTATTTTAATTCAATAGCACAGCCACCACCGACGACCCATAATGTCTCGTCCATGGCTTCAAACTCAATGCCTAGCCAGCCATATTTCCATCAGGACCACCAGGGGGAGCATGCTCCTCAAGCCATGCCCTTCCAGCCAGTGCCTCCCACAACATCATCCTCTCATTGGTCCCCTGATCATGGGAGTCGCCCTCCGTCATTGCAAAACTATTTCCAGCCAACCACTGACCCCCCATTGCAGCCCTTTAACATCCCTCACCAGCCTCAAGCATACCCTTCCCACCCACCATCCCCTCATCATAACGCCCCCACTCCTCCAACACAGCCCGAACCTTCCCAAGTCCAGGCACCTCTTCCCCAGGACCCGGAGATGGTTCCTACGAGCTCACAATGGCCAGATCCAAATGTACCTCAGCAGCATGAATCACACTTCCAGGTTCAGAGCTACTTCAGTCAAGGCGCAGGCACACAAGATACCTGGTTTAACCAGCCGTCACAGGATCCAGTCTACCACCAAATGGGCATTGGCATGAGCCCCACCCCAAACCGGCCCACCTCAGCTGGACCTCAACGTAGTACCCCAACTACTGATCCTTTACCAGGAGCGGCCCCACTTCCATATGCACAGGAATCTGGTTCTGTCTCAATGTTCTTCAGAGGAAGTGATGTGGAGAACGAAGAGACACTGGCTGGAGAGGGTAAGAAAGCTGTGAATGGTATGCAGGGATCCGGCCAGCTTCACAGCCATCCACAACTGCCTCCACTGCCCTACGTCAGTCAGGCAGAGCCTCCAACAGGGGATTACCATGGAGCCTCTTTCAGCAGCAATCCACACATACCGTACATGAATGAGGGCCTTTACGCATGCCCAGTGAACATCCAAAAGCCTTCTGAACCTCAGCTTGACCACGTGGAGAATCTTGAGTGTGTACCCAACCAGGAAGTGTTGCCCAGTAAAACCATTGGTAGCCCCTCTGGGGAGGTCGGCCCCGGAGAAGACCATCATGAAGCAGGTCCCAACCTTGAGACCCCAGATACGATTCCACGACCAATGAGATCTGCTAGTGTGTCATCAAGCTACAGTAATGTAAGTCACGGTAGTGGAACTGGGTCCCGCCGACATCAGGGGGTCATGGGCACTTTTATACAGCAAGAAAGCCCTCGCCTCGTTGAGGATCCTAACATCGCTGTGGCTGCTGGGGGATACTTTGAGCAGATTGACACTTCTCCGGCTACTGATGTGGGTGCGCACCATAGCTCCCAGGAGCATATCTATACCAGTCAGCCCCCTACACCCAGCCCCCCCAAACCTACTGGTGTATTCCAGGCCAGTGCAAACAGCTCTTTTGAACCTGTACGCTCGCATGGAGTTGGTGTACGCCCCGTTGAAGTTGACAGGGCGAAAATGGTTGCTGAAGGGGGTGGCGATGCTGTACCTGGCAACCTGGAGCAGCCCCCAGATAATATTGAAAACATTTATGGAACCGGTCATCCTTTAACGACTGGACCTGGAGTTCCTCACCTCGTACACCCTGTGGTTCTGTCTCACTCCCGGCCGTCTTCCCGTGCGTTTGGCGCTCACCGGCCCTGTGAAAGCCCTGCCACTACTCTATGGGCTCAAAATGACCCTTCCACCTTAGGAGCCAACATCCTTCTTGCCCCTGCTGCTCCCCCAGTCCTTGCCCCGCTACGGGAACCTACTAACGATGTCATACAGCCCCCTGAAGATGGTCCTTTGGACCTTCAACCCCCCCAGAGAACCAATGCCACTTCACAGCAGCACTCAGAGAATCTAGAGAACCCGCCGAAGGTGAGTGTGGGGGATCTGTCCGACTCCCAAGGTCAACTGGGCTATGCGTCTCTCTTGGTGGCCGACACGCTTCACCAGCCTGTGTTGATTGCTCCTCCGGTGTCCAATTATAGTGTGATTCCTCCCACTGCACAAGCTGCTGCTCCAAGGCAGCAGACCAGTCCACCCATGAGACCCCCCTCACAGGGGCACGGGGCCAGTATCTCCCTACCACCTCTATTATCGGCCGATCAGAACCAATCCTTCATGGCATTACCAATGATCAACCCCTCTACTGCGCAGAGTCAGGGCCCACTTAACCTGGCTCGAGATCAGACGGAATGCGAAAGATGGGAAACCACAGCTTTGCCGTTATCACAGGCCGCATGCCTCCCTCTGTCAAGGGCTCAATCAATGGATGGGGAGAGCCACTCTGCTCTCCCTATAAATCCACAACTTTCAAATTATGAACTGCTTGATTTTTCTATGCACCAATCACAGAGCCAAACGCAGGCCTCAGGCCACCCTTCCCCTCTACAAGGGTCTCCACAGGCTAGTAACGCTCCCGGGTTCTACCTGCAGGTCACCAAAGATGCTCAACAGGGGCTAAGGGGCGAAGGTGAACGTATTCCCCAGGCCCCAGTGTCTAATGCTGCCCTACATGCACCTGAAGCTGCCCCCACACCTGAAGCTGCCCCCACCCGGGCAGCTCCAAACCCCCAGCAGCCGCTCGCAGAGCATCCCCAGATGCCCGACGTCCAACCTGCTGCACAGGGTCCTGCAGTGAGTCGACCTCCTTCAGCCCACGTTTTCACTGGAGGGAGTGGTCCCGCCACAGCTGCTGCTCCTTCTgcggttcctcctcctcctgctgctgctgcttcttacCCCTCTGGGCTCCAGGGACAAGTCCCTCCAGGGGCTCCCCAGCCAAACCCTGCCGCACCCCCACGTCCCCCTTCCTCTGTGGGTAGCCAGGGTTATGGCCCTGCTCAAGGCGCACCGGTCCAGGGGTACGGAGGTTTCCATGCAGGTGCCTATGGAGAATACCCCGATGGCAGAGCGCCCCATCCCCCTGGCCAGTATCCTCCGCCTGGGGATCCAAGAGCACAGCCTTACTACCAT GAGGACCCATACAGAAGGTTTGATCCATGGTATGGAAGATATGAAGGACAGAACCCGGCCTACCGAGATCCCAACACCCAGTACCGAGAGCCTCAGCCCGAGAGGCCCAGCTCCCGGTCCAGTCAGTACTCGGACAGGTCGTCATCCAG GCAAGGCTACCCGGAAGACTACCAGAGAGCCAACCGAAGTGCCTACGAGGAATATTATGCAGACTATTACAAGAAACCGTATGACTATG GCTACAATTCAGGTGCCTACGATCCCAGATACAGAGGCTACTACGACCAGTCCTACTGGTACAACTATGATGAGGCCTACAGAGGGCGAGACCCCTACTACAACCCCCAactacaacaacagcagcagcagcaacaacaacaacaacaacaacaactgcaacaACCCCCACAACCTCCACAactaccacaacaacaacaacaacagccattTGCTAG GCCGGAGGGCTACGAGGACCAGTGGCGCTACTACCCGGGCTACGACGCCAGCTTCGATGACGACTACCGCCGGAGAGAGGAATCCGTCTTGGATGACTTTGACCGGCGCAGCGTCCACAGCGAGATGTCAGCCCACAGCCTGCACAGCAACCACACCCAGCACAGCCGACACAGCGCATCCAGTGTCCGGTCGCAGCAG AGTCAGGTGTACCGGAGCCAACCTGACCTGACGGTGTACGACACCACCGCACCCATCCGGAGTGACCCCTACAGACAGTACCCGGACCAGACGGACGGCAGCCAGAGCTACACCCAGTACACCTACCCTGCGGACTACAGCACAGAGTCCACCTGGATCGCACCTGAGCAAC cgcccccccgcccacacacccCAGAGAAGTTCATCATGCCCCACCGCTGTGCCCGCTTTGGGCCCGGGGGGCACCTGGTCCAGGTGCTGGCCAACATGCCCTCGGCTGGGCAGCCGGCCCTGGTGGACATCTACAACATGGAG ACCATTCTCCAGGACACCAATGAGCAGGCAGAGCTACGCTCCTTCCCCGGCCCCCTTGTCAA GGAGGAGACCCACAAGGGAGACGTGATCAAGTTCTCCCAGAACAAGGCCCTGGAGTGCGTGCGGAACAAGGACCTGCTGGACCGTGACTCTGCCTGCCTGCTGTGGGACTTCATCATGCTCCTCTGCCGACAGAACGGG ACGGTGGTGGGGACGGACATCGCCGACCTGCTGCTCAAGGAGCACCGCTCAGTGTGGCTGCCTGGCAAGAGCCCCAACGAGGCCAACCTGATCGACTTCAACAACGAGCCGCTGGAGCgggcggaggaggagccgggggcggggcctctgtCCCTCCTGTCGGACACCTTCATGACGGTGCCCGAGAACGTCGGCAAGGAAACGGAGCGCTTCCGGGAGCTGCTGCTGTTTGGCCGCAAGAAG gatGCTCTAGAAGCGGCGATGAAGGGAGGTCTGTGGGGACACGCGCTACTATTGGCCAGTAAGATGGACAACCGGACGCACGCCCGTGTCATGACCAG GTTTGCCAACAGTCTGCCCATCAACGACCCTCTGCAGACCGTCTACCAGCTGATGTCTGGGAGGATGCCCGCCTCCGCCATC TCCTGTGGAGAGGAGAAGTGGGGCGACTGGCGCCCTCATCTGGCCATGGTGCTGTCCAACCTCACCCATACCCCGGACCTGGACACccgcaccatcaccaccatgggGGACACCCTGG CTTCCAAGGGCCTCGTCGATGCTGCTCACTTCTGCTACCTGATGGCCCAGGTGGGACTTGGGGTTTACACCAAGAAGAGCACCAAGATGGTTCTAGTTGGGTCCAACCACAG TTTAACCTTCTACCAGTTTGCGACCAACGAGGCGATCCAGAGGACGGAGGCCTACGAGTACGCCCAGTCCCTGGGCTCCCAGCCCTGCTCCCTGCCCAACTTCCAG GTGTTCAAGTTGATCTACGCCTGCCGCCTGGCTGAAGCAGGCCTCAGCGCACAGGCCTTCCACTACTGTGAGGTGATCTCCAAGAGTGTCCTCACGCAGCCCTCGTATCACTCCTCTGTCATCATCAGTCAGCTGATACAG CTGTCGGAGAAGCTGCGGTTCTACGACCCCCAGTTGAAGGAGAAGCCGGAGCAGGAGCTGTTCTTTGAGCCAGATTGGCTGCTGCACCTCAGACAGCTGGATGGACAGATCAGG ATGGGTGCGATAGCCTACAATGCAGACAGGGCCACGCCCACGCAGTACGACTGTGCTTCCCCGAGCTCTGAGCTGGAGCAGACCCTACCAGCGGAGCCCTACAACAACACCATGCCTCAAGAGATGAACGGAGCCTCCTCAGACAACCCCCTGATGAGCTCCCTGCTGCCCGGGCCGCCGCCCCAGGCTGTGCAGCTGATGCCTCCAG CCCCAACTACCATCCTCCAAGACGGCATGGTTCCACAGCACCACCCATCAGAGGTCCACCAGTTCTACCCCGTGCCCCCCGGCCCGGCCGCAGGCTACCTACCGCAGGTCCCCGACTCCGGCCCCTCTCCCTATGAGCCTCAGCAGCCCCAGCCCTCGGACATgtaccctccacctctccagcaGCAGCCCAGCTCCTCGCCCCCTCACCCGGGACACATGGGCTCTCACATGCCTCCCCAGATGAACCAACAACCGCCCAATCAGATGAACCAACAACCTCCCCATCTGATGAACCAACAACCTCCCCATCTGATGAACCAACAACCTCCCCATCTGATGAACCAACAACCTCCCCATCTGATGAACCAACAACCTCCCCATCTGATGAACCAACAACCTCCCCATCAGATGAACCAACAACCTCCCCATCTGATGAACCAACATCCTCCCTCCCAGATGAACCAACAACCTCCCGATCAGATGAATCAACAACCTCCCCCGCAGATGAACCAACAACCTCCCCCCCAGATGAATCAACAACCTCTCCCTCTgatgaaccaacaaccttcCCATCTGATGAACCAACAACCTCCCCATCTGATGAACCAACAACCTCCCCATCTGATGAACCAACAACCTCCCCATCAGATGAACCAACAACCTCCCCATCTGACGAACCAAGCCCCTTATCCGGTAAACCAGCCTTCTCCCCATCAAATGACTCCGATGCCTCCACACCCG GGTGCCGGGAGAAGATCGAGAACTTCCTCACAGTCTTCAATGCACATG GCCTCCGGCCGCCGCTCCCGGACCACCTCCGAGTCCTCCACCCACTCCGGGGGGCGGGAGCGCAGCAACTCCTCGGCCATGCAGATGTCTTCGTCGccgcccccctccatccctgagCAGCCCCGCATGGAGGACCCTAAGAAGGCCAAGAAGCACTCCCCCAAGAAG ggtggaggcggcggcggcggcggcggcgggggcggctgGTTGAACTGGCTCTATAGGAAGGGCAAGAATGAGGCTCACTTGCCCGATGACAAGAACAAATCT ATCGTGTGGGACGAGAAGAGGCAGAAGTGGGTGGACCAGAATGAACCAGAAGAGGAG aGTAAACCCCtcccgccacctcctcctcctggattCAAGACTGGTCCTCCCATGCTGggccctggagggcccggaAGGCCCCCTGGAGGGGGGCCTCCGGTCAACATGTTCTCCAGGAAAGCAG GCACTAAGAGCCGCTATGTGGACATCCTGAACCCCAGCAAGACATCGCGGCCCGGGGGGATGGGGCCCGCCCCGGCAGACATCTTTGCTCCGCTGGCTCCCATGCCAACCAACCTGTTTGTGCCGGGGGCAG CCCCAGAGGATCAGCAGCCCATGGAGGCCAGTGAAGGAGGCGCCCAGGAGCAGGCTGCTCCCAGTGCAGGTGCTGCACCACAG ATGTTCAACCCAACACTGATGCCTCCAGGGGGAGATGGCCTGCCTGAGTCCGGGGAG CTGTCCCGTTCTAGCTCAATGAGCTCTTTATCACGTGAAGTGAGTCAGCATTTAAACCAG GGACAGCAAGCCCCCCCCGCTGGAGGCGTGACCTTTTATAACCCCGCCCAATTTGCACAG CCCAGTGCACAGTCCGGAGGGCCGCGGGGGCAAGGCCGCTTTGGGGGCCAGAGGCAGTACCCAGTGGTGAAATAG